The genomic region CCCCGCCGCGGCCCGGTTCCGTTTCCTCCAGGACGTCGAAGATTTCGGGGTGAAGAACGTACCGCCCGATCACGGCGAGGTTGGAGGGGGCGTCTGCCACCGCAGGCTTTTCCACGAGGCGGTTCACGCGGAAGTAGTCCTCGCCTTCCACGGCGGAAATATCGGCACAGCCGTAGGCGCTGATCTGGGACGGATCCACCTCGATCAGGGCGACTACCGAGCCGCCGGTTCTGGCCTGGACCTCGATCATGGTGCTGAGAAGCTCGTCGCGGTCGTCGATCAGGTCATCACCCAGCAGGACGGCGAAGGGCTCGTCTCCCACGTGCTGGCGGGCGCACAGGACGGCATGGCCCAGGCCCTTGGGGTCGCCTTGGCGGACATAGTGCAAGGGGCCCAGGTTGGACGCGTGCTGTATTGCCTCCAAGCGGCTCAGATCGCCCTTGAGCTCCAGCGTCCGCTCCAGGGCCGGAGCGCGGTCAAAGTGGTCCTCCAGCGCCCGCTTGTTGCGC from Arthrobacter sp. NicSoilB8 harbors:
- the galU gene encoding UTP--glucose-1-phosphate uridylyltransferase GalU; its protein translation is MTLGKPIRKAVIPAAGLGTRFLPATKAMPKEMLPVVDQPAIQYVVEEAVNAGLTDLLMITGRNKRALEDHFDRAPALERTLELKGDLSRLEAIQHASNLGPLHYVRQGDPKGLGHAVLCARQHVGDEPFAVLLGDDLIDDRDELLSTMIEVQARTGGSVVALIEVDPSQISAYGCADISAVEGEDYFRVNRLVEKPAVADAPSNLAVIGRYVLHPEIFDVLEETEPGRGGEIQLTDALQTLAVSDCEGGGVYGVVFRGRRYDTGDKLSYLKAVISIASERVEFGEELKSWLKEFVN